A genome region from Maridesulfovibrio salexigens DSM 2638 includes the following:
- a CDS encoding FAD-dependent oxidoreductase yields MVTSSILVLFLLGLTAAAVLAAASKVLHVEEDPRIAEVEGCFPGANCGGCGYPGCNAAAGAIVKGEAAPEICVAGGPEIAENIAAIMGLEASFKEPKVANNICTGGSRANLLFDYEGVEDCRAEALLYGGEKSCGLGCLGLGSCVKVCGFDAIRLNEDGVPVVDMNACVSCGKCAEVCPTGAIRVSGMTMDLLHLNKIDDCLAPCMQKCPAQIDVRTYINQMKNGDMRGALLTMKERNPLPLAVGRLCPAPCETICRRNIADDGVAIHTLHRFVADWEMNSGSRVNLNCNPPSGHKVAIIGAGPAGLSAAYFLRRIGHEPVIFEKREQTGGMMKGVIPEYRLPSKVVDWEVQTILDLGVEVKNGVEFGKDITFETLERDGFEAVFIATGAWKVPALELENSKAEGVMDAVTFLEEVGKSITDLKGKKVVVIGDTNTAMDVVRSAARLDCNVTSLVGCIQRKMSANKNEVKRATELGSELLFLTKPTRFIAENGKVSGVEYIEVQYKDPKKALGDPLPVEGTEQTIDADLVVIATDRVPDMTPFTDAEGNIPFKINKKTGGIDCDKTSMQTSMPNVFVGGELHTGRSIIIQAVADGRMAARGIHHFVTEGEIPEPKNPQLRVIPESILKNMDVTYTIPRIKVPEITVEERKSTFKEEVKGSIVYEAARKEGSRCLRCGLTCYDAEAGAEYAQDSDVQKFSELGKE; encoded by the coding sequence ATGGTTACTTCTTCTATACTGGTCCTATTCCTGCTCGGACTTACTGCCGCAGCTGTTCTGGCTGCCGCATCCAAGGTTCTGCATGTTGAGGAAGATCCCCGCATTGCTGAAGTCGAAGGATGTTTCCCCGGCGCCAACTGCGGTGGTTGCGGATACCCAGGTTGCAACGCAGCTGCAGGTGCAATTGTAAAAGGTGAAGCCGCTCCCGAGATCTGCGTTGCCGGTGGCCCTGAGATTGCAGAAAACATTGCTGCTATCATGGGGCTTGAAGCTTCTTTCAAAGAGCCCAAGGTTGCCAACAACATCTGCACCGGTGGTTCCCGTGCAAATTTGCTCTTCGATTACGAAGGCGTTGAAGACTGCCGCGCTGAAGCACTGCTCTACGGTGGTGAAAAGTCCTGCGGTCTTGGTTGTCTCGGTCTCGGTTCCTGCGTAAAAGTCTGCGGCTTTGATGCTATCCGCCTTAACGAAGACGGCGTACCTGTTGTAGACATGAACGCCTGCGTTTCCTGCGGTAAATGCGCAGAAGTATGCCCCACCGGAGCTATCCGCGTGAGTGGTATGACCATGGACCTGCTCCATCTCAACAAAATCGACGATTGTCTGGCTCCCTGCATGCAGAAATGTCCGGCTCAGATCGACGTTCGTACCTATATCAACCAGATGAAAAACGGCGACATGCGCGGCGCTCTGCTGACCATGAAGGAACGCAACCCGCTGCCGCTGGCTGTGGGCCGTCTTTGTCCCGCACCCTGTGAAACCATCTGCCGTCGTAATATCGCTGATGATGGTGTGGCTATCCACACCCTGCACCGTTTCGTAGCTGACTGGGAAATGAACTCCGGTTCGCGCGTAAACCTGAACTGCAACCCGCCGTCCGGTCACAAGGTTGCAATCATCGGTGCCGGTCCCGCAGGTCTTTCCGCAGCTTACTTCCTGCGCCGTATCGGTCACGAGCCTGTGATCTTTGAAAAGCGCGAGCAGACCGGTGGTATGATGAAGGGTGTTATCCCTGAATACCGTCTGCCTTCCAAAGTTGTAGACTGGGAAGTTCAGACCATCCTCGACCTCGGCGTTGAAGTTAAAAACGGCGTTGAGTTCGGTAAAGATATTACTTTTGAAACCCTTGAACGTGACGGCTTTGAAGCTGTGTTCATCGCAACCGGTGCTTGGAAAGTCCCTGCTCTCGAGCTTGAAAACTCTAAGGCTGAAGGCGTTATGGACGCTGTTACTTTCCTTGAGGAAGTCGGCAAGTCCATCACTGACCTCAAAGGCAAGAAGGTTGTTGTCATCGGCGACACCAACACCGCTATGGACGTTGTGCGCAGTGCAGCACGTCTGGACTGCAATGTGACTTCTCTGGTCGGTTGCATCCAGCGTAAGATGTCCGCAAACAAGAATGAAGTTAAACGCGCTACTGAGCTGGGAAGTGAGCTTCTCTTTCTAACCAAGCCTACCCGTTTCATTGCTGAAAACGGCAAGGTCAGCGGCGTTGAATATATTGAAGTTCAGTACAAGGACCCCAAGAAGGCCCTTGGCGACCCCCTGCCTGTTGAAGGTACTGAGCAGACCATTGATGCCGATCTGGTTGTCATCGCCACAGACCGTGTGCCCGATATGACCCCGTTCACTGATGCTGAAGGAAATATTCCCTTCAAAATCAACAAGAAAACCGGCGGTATCGATTGCGATAAGACCTCCATGCAGACCAGCATGCCTAACGTTTTCGTTGGTGGTGAGCTGCATACCGGTCGCTCTATCATTATTCAGGCAGTTGCTGACGGACGTATGGCAGCCCGCGGAATCCACCACTTTGTTACCGAAGGGGAGATTCCTGAGCCCAAGAACCCGCAGCTTCGTGTCATCCCTGAATCCATCCTCAAGAATATGGATGTTACCTACACCATCCCGAGAATCAAGGTTCCCGAGATCACTGTTGAAGAGCGTAAGTCCACATTCAAGGAAGAAGTTAAAGGCTCCATCGTTTATGAAGCAGCCCGTAAGGAAGGCAGTCGTTGCCTCCGTTGCGGCCTGACCTGCTACGATGCGGAAGCCGGTGCGGAATACGCACAGGATTCCGACGTGCAGAAGTTCAGCGAATTGGGCAAGGAGTAG
- a CDS encoding RnfABCDGE type electron transport complex subunit D, producing the protein MTPPVIKAMSDIAVRLTVSPAPHWRSKRTVEKMMQSHLLALVPALLMAFNMFGLPALATVGIAGTAAVLAEVLCLKMQNRDVNVDNYTALYEGLLFVFLLPAGAPWWLVASGAVLTIVLGRTVFGGFGSNPICAPLVAWAFCRLSWPAAMDIDANLAHFMINAPLDQLKFFGLDTLEQFNYTDLFLGKQLGGLGASQILAVLAGGIFLIATGWVRVFIPAAFLVGVTVTASIFWMIDPEVYANPLFHLLTGSVMFGAFFLAPDVASSPVGMIPQILFGLIAGTMVIIIRVYGIYPDGVPFAIMVANLLTPLLDRVRPKPFGGK; encoded by the coding sequence ATGACTCCTCCAGTAATTAAAGCAATGTCCGACATTGCGGTCAGACTTACGGTTTCGCCTGCTCCTCACTGGCGCAGCAAGCGCACCGTGGAGAAGATGATGCAGTCTCATCTTCTGGCTCTGGTTCCCGCATTGCTCATGGCTTTCAATATGTTCGGCCTGCCCGCTCTCGCAACTGTGGGTATCGCCGGAACCGCTGCCGTTCTTGCTGAGGTTCTCTGCCTCAAGATGCAGAACCGTGACGTAAACGTAGATAACTACACCGCACTTTACGAAGGTCTTCTTTTCGTTTTCCTGTTGCCGGCCGGTGCTCCCTGGTGGCTGGTAGCCAGCGGTGCTGTGCTGACTATCGTTTTGGGCCGCACCGTTTTCGGCGGATTCGGTTCCAACCCCATTTGTGCGCCTCTGGTTGCTTGGGCATTCTGTCGCCTTTCCTGGCCTGCTGCCATGGATATTGACGCAAACCTTGCTCACTTCATGATCAACGCGCCTCTGGACCAGCTTAAGTTTTTCGGTCTCGATACTCTTGAGCAGTTCAATTACACCGACCTTTTCCTCGGTAAGCAACTCGGCGGCCTGGGTGCTTCCCAGATTCTCGCAGTGCTGGCTGGCGGTATATTCCTCATCGCTACCGGCTGGGTGCGTGTATTCATTCCTGCTGCATTCCTCGTAGGTGTGACCGTTACCGCTTCCATCTTCTGGATGATTGATCCTGAGGTTTACGCCAATCCGCTTTTCCACCTGCTGACCGGATCTGTAATGTTCGGAGCTTTTTTTCTCGCTCCCGATGTTGCTTCCAGCCCGGTGGGTATGATCCCGCAGATTCTCTTCGGACTTATTGCCGGGACCATGGTCATCATTATCCGGGTTTACGGCATCTATCCTGACGGCGTGCCCTTTGCCATCATGGTGGCAAACCTGCTTACCCCCCTGCTGGACCGCGTACGTCCCAAACCTTTCGGAGGCAAGTAA
- a CDS encoding electron transport complex protein RnfA has product MEYFLLFISAIFINNIVLVQYLGACPFMGTSKSSDVALGMGGAVIFVTLMATAITWPLHQYVLIPHGLEYLQTIVFILVIASLVQFVEMFLKKVIPPLYKSLGLFLPLITTNCAVLGVAIMVQRNGYSFIKSMAYGLASGIGFLIALVIISSIRERLDVAPVPHVFRGVPIALITAGIMSMIFFAFKGMVA; this is encoded by the coding sequence ATGGAATACTTTCTGCTTTTTATCTCCGCCATTTTCATCAACAACATCGTACTGGTTCAGTACCTTGGCGCATGTCCCTTCATGGGAACCTCCAAGTCCTCTGATGTTGCACTCGGAATGGGTGGAGCGGTTATATTTGTTACTCTGATGGCGACTGCCATTACCTGGCCCCTGCATCAGTATGTACTCATTCCTCACGGACTTGAGTACCTGCAGACCATTGTCTTTATTCTGGTCATTGCATCGCTGGTACAGTTTGTTGAGATGTTCCTCAAAAAGGTCATCCCGCCCCTGTACAAGTCTCTGGGCCTCTTCCTTCCGCTGATCACCACCAACTGTGCTGTTCTCGGTGTTGCGATCATGGTTCAGCGTAACGGTTACTCTTTTATCAAGTCCATGGCCTACGGTCTGGCTTCGGGTATCGGTTTCCTCATTGCGCTGGTTATCATTTCGTCCATTCGTGAGCGTCTTGACGTTGCTCCGGTTCCCCATGTTTTCAGAGGCGTACCTATCGCCCTGATTACCGCCGGAATCATGTCCATGATCTTTTTCGCCTTTAAGGGCATGGTTGCCTAA
- a CDS encoding FAD:protein FMN transferase: MENAVRRSFVKSFGDIGSKAALIAHPLGAAMKLADTLRIGDRRHKYTATRFLMGTEVSIAALHLSKDAAQHAVELAFLEIERLSAIFDRHRPGTPVSQLNETGKLSDVSPELYEVMGKAQAYYHLSNGTFDVTVLPVLEMLQKNRDLEGRLKLSQSDFDDALGLVGANSVNVCKNGISFSKSSMAVTLDGIGRGYIVDKASDVLAANGVENHLIIAGGDIRAGGERSPGQPWIVAIEDLSGKGGSTAVIRLKNAAVSTSGGCEFYFDSERAHYHVPNFRNAISSCQGVSLSVVAPTVMEADALSTAAFVMNPKEAISFINSQKHKECLISRSSGAKLHSCNWEAKVGI, encoded by the coding sequence ATGGAAAATGCGGTTAGGCGTTCATTCGTCAAATCATTTGGTGACATCGGCTCCAAGGCGGCACTCATAGCCCACCCTCTCGGTGCGGCAATGAAACTGGCCGATACCTTGCGAATCGGTGACAGGCGGCACAAGTATACTGCGACCCGTTTTCTTATGGGGACGGAAGTCAGCATTGCCGCTTTACATCTGTCCAAGGATGCGGCTCAGCATGCCGTTGAGCTGGCTTTTCTCGAAATAGAGCGTCTTTCCGCTATCTTTGACCGCCATCGTCCGGGTACTCCGGTTTCCCAACTTAATGAAACCGGAAAGCTGAGCGACGTTTCACCAGAACTCTATGAAGTAATGGGTAAAGCTCAGGCTTACTATCACCTCTCCAATGGGACATTTGATGTAACTGTACTTCCTGTTTTGGAAATGTTGCAAAAGAATAGAGATCTCGAGGGCCGGTTGAAACTTAGCCAGAGTGATTTTGATGATGCACTGGGACTTGTGGGAGCTAATTCCGTTAATGTTTGCAAAAACGGGATCAGTTTCAGCAAAAGCTCCATGGCTGTGACCTTGGATGGTATCGGCAGGGGCTACATTGTAGACAAGGCTTCGGATGTACTGGCAGCAAACGGAGTGGAGAATCATCTGATCATCGCAGGCGGGGATATCCGCGCCGGTGGTGAACGTTCTCCGGGACAGCCTTGGATTGTCGCTATTGAGGACCTTTCCGGCAAGGGAGGCTCTACTGCGGTAATCAGGCTTAAGAATGCTGCTGTATCAACTTCTGGGGGCTGTGAGTTCTATTTTGATTCCGAACGTGCTCATTATCACGTACCAAACTTCAGAAATGCGATTTCATCGTGTCAGGGTGTCAGCCTTTCGGTTGTGGCCCCCACGGTGATGGAAGCTGATGCTCTTTCCACTGCGGCATTTGTAATGAATCCCAAGGAAGCGATCAGTTTTATCAACTCGCAGAAACATAAAGAATGCCTGATCTCCCGTTCATCCGGTGCAAAATTGCATTCCTGTAATTGGGAAGCGAAGGTCGGGATTTAA
- a CDS encoding cytochrome c3 family protein, with amino-acid sequence MKNRYIPITLIVAVLSVAAIAGFLFPPAVQENPARVVMDNSGGRVIFTHFVHADEYGYECSDCHHDDIGQERPISCGSCHPVAFDAKFRAEHQKSFPSEEACLRCHDDVPTGPLAEEDKPDTESIPLRAEAFHAQCMDCHESDGGPYGEDSCYDCHAR; translated from the coding sequence TTGAAGAACAGATATATCCCAATAACATTAATTGTTGCTGTCTTGTCCGTTGCGGCAATCGCCGGGTTTCTTTTCCCGCCGGCTGTGCAGGAAAATCCGGCCCGTGTTGTAATGGACAACAGTGGCGGCAGGGTGATTTTTACTCATTTTGTTCATGCTGATGAGTATGGCTATGAATGCTCAGACTGCCACCATGACGATATCGGTCAGGAAAGGCCGATTTCTTGCGGAAGCTGTCATCCGGTTGCTTTCGATGCCAAATTCAGGGCTGAACACCAGAAGAGTTTTCCCAGTGAGGAAGCATGCTTGCGCTGTCACGATGATGTCCCTACCGGTCCTCTCGCTGAAGAAGACAAGCCTGATACCGAGAGCATCCCTCTGCGCGCTGAAGCTTTTCACGCCCAGTGTATGGACTGTCACGAGAGTGATGGAGGCCCCTACGGTGAAGATTCCTGTTACGATTGCCATGCGAGGTAG
- the rnfG gene encoding RnfABCDGE type electron transport complex subunit G produces the protein MREILHMLVVLSIICATSGAVLVNLKQATKTQIEQQVLTYVQGPALLSVLENRDNDPIKERVKIKDVTVFPAMKDGKLVGIALEAFAPGYSGDIGVMVGFDVDNDELLGIGITTQTETPGLGDKIMKPSFTDKFKGHGLDSMQVSAKGGDIDSIAGATYSSVGTVDAVRKAIEVYQSIKPEITNIWKNS, from the coding sequence ATGCGCGAAATACTTCACATGCTCGTGGTCCTCTCCATCATCTGTGCCACTTCCGGTGCGGTGCTGGTTAACCTTAAGCAGGCCACTAAAACTCAGATTGAACAGCAGGTTCTTACCTACGTACAGGGTCCTGCATTGCTCTCCGTACTTGAAAATCGTGATAACGATCCCATCAAGGAACGTGTGAAAATAAAAGATGTGACTGTCTTCCCGGCCATGAAGGACGGCAAGCTGGTCGGTATCGCTCTTGAAGCCTTTGCTCCCGGTTATTCCGGTGACATCGGCGTTATGGTCGGATTTGATGTGGATAATGACGAATTGCTCGGCATCGGCATCACCACCCAGACTGAAACTCCCGGTCTTGGCGACAAGATCATGAAACCGTCCTTTACTGATAAGTTTAAAGGTCACGGCCTTGATTCCATGCAGGTTTCTGCCAAGGGCGGCGATATCGATTCCATCGCCGGAGCGACTTACTCTTCCGTGGGTACTGTCGATGCAGTTCGCAAGGCCATTGAGGTTTATCAGTCTATCAAGCCTGAGATCACCAACATCTGGAAGAACTCTTAA
- a CDS encoding putative bifunctional diguanylate cyclase/phosphodiesterase encodes MHILKDPESSFFFACILSGLTILLFGISFYFRQLLSLRKQEPSLYRQTRKSFLVLIGLIGSFLAGYSAVIVAITFHYEIDFNSIFGPILFLGSLFVLATAYLTLNMFKKLLKSRNALKSQAYHDYMTKLPNRRMLTNQLNAYLVQSRNSDLQFSVFFLDLLNFKKVNDSFGHHIGDQILIQFAERLIEAVGPEALVCRLGGDDFIILEKNVSANKSILKLRKLREKILHPFEIDGLHFSLDISFGIYAYNIQDKVTADDILNRANIAMRRSKQRGNNVVSIFTKTMLNQTHDILKFENSFRTALQEDQFKLVFQPQFRIQNGIELSGFEALVRWHHPDRGMVSPAEFIPLAEETGLIVELDRLVMRKACSMWSDCLKVSGACENLHISINLSAKHITESSMMRYIEETIDKYNIPLQSLYLELTESAFVNDPELAAARLKTLNKLGVHCAIDDFGTGYSSLAYLNNFPARSVKIDRSFIMGIKPGNDCAKLLESIIKLAHGLNMEAVAEGVETEQQLEILRELNCDTVQGFYLGRPMPKEEAQKLISDYKKINGPEE; translated from the coding sequence ATGCATATATTAAAAGACCCCGAATCATCCTTCTTTTTCGCCTGTATTCTTTCAGGACTGACAATACTTCTATTCGGTATTTCTTTTTATTTCAGGCAGCTTCTCTCCCTGCGCAAACAGGAACCGTCACTGTACAGGCAAACGCGTAAGAGCTTCCTTGTTCTCATTGGACTTATAGGCTCTTTTCTCGCGGGATATTCTGCCGTTATTGTTGCCATTACTTTCCATTACGAAATTGATTTCAATTCAATTTTCGGCCCGATATTATTTCTCGGTTCATTATTTGTTCTGGCTACAGCTTACTTGACACTGAACATGTTCAAAAAACTTTTGAAGTCGAGAAATGCATTAAAGAGTCAGGCATACCACGACTACATGACAAAACTGCCAAACCGGAGAATGCTTACCAACCAATTGAATGCATATCTTGTGCAGAGTAGAAATTCTGACCTTCAATTCAGCGTCTTTTTTCTCGATCTTCTAAATTTCAAAAAAGTGAACGACAGCTTCGGACATCACATCGGTGATCAAATTCTCATTCAATTTGCAGAAAGACTCATCGAAGCTGTTGGCCCGGAAGCCCTTGTTTGCAGACTTGGAGGCGATGATTTCATCATACTCGAAAAGAATGTCTCAGCCAATAAAAGCATACTTAAATTACGAAAGTTACGTGAAAAAATACTGCATCCCTTTGAAATAGACGGCCTGCACTTCAGCCTTGATATAAGCTTCGGCATTTATGCATATAACATTCAGGATAAAGTCACTGCGGATGATATCTTAAATCGCGCAAATATTGCTATGCGCCGCTCAAAACAGCGCGGTAACAATGTCGTAAGCATTTTTACCAAAACAATGCTCAACCAGACGCACGATATTTTAAAGTTCGAGAATAGTTTCCGAACCGCATTGCAGGAAGATCAGTTCAAGTTGGTATTCCAACCACAATTCAGAATTCAGAATGGAATAGAACTTTCAGGTTTTGAAGCTCTGGTTCGATGGCACCACCCTGACCGGGGAATGGTCAGCCCGGCTGAATTTATCCCTCTGGCAGAAGAGACAGGGCTTATAGTCGAACTTGACCGCTTGGTAATGAGAAAAGCATGCTCTATGTGGTCTGACTGTCTTAAGGTTTCCGGTGCCTGTGAAAACCTGCATATTTCCATAAACCTCAGCGCCAAGCACATCACAGAATCCTCCATGATGCGCTATATTGAAGAGACCATCGATAAATATAATATTCCTTTACAGTCTCTTTATCTGGAGCTGACTGAATCCGCATTTGTGAATGACCCTGAACTGGCAGCAGCACGCCTCAAGACTCTTAATAAGCTGGGTGTTCACTGTGCAATTGATGACTTCGGAACCGGCTATTCATCACTGGCTTACCTGAACAACTTCCCTGCCCGGAGCGTCAAAATTGACCGCAGTTTCATCATGGGGATCAAACCCGGAAATGACTGCGCCAAACTACTTGAATCAATCATCAAACTGGCTCACGGGTTGAATATGGAAGCTGTTGCAGAAGGTGTTGAGACTGAACAGCAACTGGAAATATTAAGAGAACTGAACTGCGACACCGTGCAAGGCTTTTATCTGGGCAGACCGATGCCAAAGGAAGAAGCACAAAAACTTATTTCAGATTATAAAAAAATAAACGGACCGGAAGAGTGA
- the rsxE gene encoding electron transport complex subunit RsxE, with protein sequence MSRLVKEFAKGLWDELPPFRVLLGLCPVLAVTSSAENGLGMGMAVIFVLTMSNLIISSIRKIIPTKVRIACFIVITASLVVTVELLMQAYAYPLYQKLGIFVPLIVVNCLILGRAEAFASKNGVILSIADALGMGIGFAVSLTFLGAIREIIGAGTVFGVPVMWESFKPAEFMIMAPGAFVGLGVILAGMNAFNRYQSRKKGETVPDVMNSGCAHCGACGGIQDLKDK encoded by the coding sequence ATGAGCCGTTTAGTAAAAGAATTTGCAAAAGGACTCTGGGACGAGCTTCCTCCGTTCAGGGTGCTGCTGGGACTTTGTCCCGTACTGGCTGTTACCTCCTCTGCCGAGAACGGTCTCGGTATGGGAATGGCGGTCATCTTTGTATTGACCATGTCCAACCTGATCATTTCCAGCATCAGGAAGATTATCCCGACTAAAGTACGTATCGCCTGCTTTATCGTTATCACCGCTTCACTTGTTGTTACGGTTGAGCTGCTTATGCAGGCTTATGCATATCCGCTTTATCAGAAGCTGGGTATCTTCGTTCCGCTTATTGTTGTTAACTGCCTGATCCTCGGTCGAGCCGAAGCATTTGCTTCGAAGAACGGTGTGATCCTCTCCATTGCCGATGCTCTTGGCATGGGGATAGGTTTTGCCGTCTCCCTGACTTTCCTCGGTGCCATCCGTGAAATTATCGGTGCCGGAACCGTGTTCGGCGTTCCGGTCATGTGGGAAAGCTTCAAGCCTGCTGAATTCATGATCATGGCTCCCGGTGCTTTTGTCGGCCTCGGTGTCATCCTCGCGGGCATGAACGCTTTCAACAGGTACCAGAGCCGCAAGAAGGGCGAGACTGTGCCTGATGTAATGAACTCCGGTTGTGCGCACTGCGGTGCCTGCGGCGGCATTCAAGACCTTAAGGATAAATAG
- a CDS encoding 4Fe-4S dicluster domain-containing protein — MLRIHYSLESDVQKTISDITAPAELNISMRNKILKIKKGQKLAAGELLAERPSKYGAACSAALSGKATKVNYHHLTIKSDGGEESVAPIDVKSMGPGKDLLRTLQELGLNVAALSSHADKLVINGLNPEPGISVAEQLLKDEKETIEAGLRLAESLITPVHTTLAVAAGSSYELAGAERVFVKPKYPNSLDALVVKKVTGKEFPDDTKVISVMDLYNLGRVYETGMPITDTIMTIGEKNYRVLFGTPVAHICNELDIEVKSGDKVVLDGPFRGEAVYSLDEGVKKGDYGLFVIPAGTFPSIEDATCINCGECVLSCPARIQPNMLSRYAEYEMFEMAEKHNLHSCFECGLCSFNCTVRRPILQYIRFAKDQLLASGQGEKA; from the coding sequence ATGCTTAGAATACATTATTCCCTTGAATCCGATGTTCAGAAGACCATTTCCGACATCACTGCGCCTGCGGAACTTAATATTTCCATGCGCAACAAGATTCTGAAAATCAAGAAAGGCCAGAAGCTTGCAGCTGGTGAACTGCTTGCCGAGCGTCCTTCGAAATACGGTGCGGCCTGTAGTGCGGCGCTTTCCGGTAAGGCTACCAAGGTCAACTACCACCACCTGACCATCAAATCTGACGGCGGTGAAGAAAGTGTTGCACCCATTGATGTAAAGTCCATGGGACCGGGCAAAGATCTGCTGCGTACTCTTCAGGAACTCGGTTTGAACGTTGCCGCGCTTTCTTCCCATGCGGATAAGCTGGTCATCAACGGCCTGAACCCGGAGCCGGGTATTTCCGTTGCCGAACAGTTGCTCAAAGATGAGAAAGAGACCATTGAAGCTGGCCTGCGCCTTGCCGAGTCTCTGATCACTCCGGTGCATACCACGCTGGCTGTTGCTGCCGGTTCTTCATATGAGCTTGCAGGGGCAGAGCGTGTTTTTGTTAAGCCCAAATACCCCAACTCCCTCGATGCTCTTGTTGTTAAGAAAGTCACCGGAAAGGAATTTCCTGATGACACCAAAGTGATCAGCGTCATGGACCTTTATAACCTCGGCAGAGTTTATGAAACCGGTATGCCTATCACCGATACGATCATGACCATCGGTGAAAAGAACTACCGCGTTCTTTTCGGAACTCCCGTAGCTCATATCTGCAATGAACTGGATATTGAAGTGAAGTCCGGTGACAAGGTCGTTCTTGACGGTCCTTTCCGAGGTGAAGCTGTTTACAGCCTTGATGAAGGTGTAAAGAAGGGCGATTACGGTTTGTTCGTAATTCCTGCCGGCACATTCCCTTCAATTGAAGACGCAACCTGCATCAACTGCGGTGAGTGCGTGCTCAGCTGTCCGGCAAGAATCCAGCCGAACATGCTCAGCCGTTACGCCGAGTATGAGATGTTTGAAATGGCTGAAAAGCATAATCTGCACAGCTGTTTCGAATGCGGCCTTTGCTCGTTCAACTGTACGGTTAGACGCCCCATTCTGCAGTACATCCGTTTTGCCAAGGATCAGCTTCTGGCGAGCGGGCAGGGTGAGAAGGCTTAG
- a CDS encoding transporter substrate-binding domain-containing diguanylate cyclase translates to MRIYLLKILLLLILTVPAYAEEIPQTLTITNSNAWPPYSFTGENGEPRGLLIDLWREFGKRNNKQIKFILTDWSKSLELLKSNKEIIHGGLYKSIERSKYMDFTKSLKLPLNTRLFVSTKLNINKLSELGDFPLAVTKDGYAESYIREKYPEIKLVSYPNENVISDSRLAFVTDYPAAMYHLHKMGIHDKFYVAETLYTKQLHAAVSKGNKNLRKFIEEGMQNIPDQEINRITQKWIQAVSVTPDWFLPTAIAGFGIMAGGFIFLYIFTLKRQVASRTEELRQMSQTDMLTGLYNRRKMDEIMHHEFDRFKRYNTPITFILIDIDNFKTINDTYGHAVGDNVLVRFAEILISNTRKTDRIGRWGGEEFIVVCPETTSGEGMIIAEKLRQRIAETRFPTINNCTASFGITEINQQDDFMSLFARCDTALYSSKEQGRNKVTMT, encoded by the coding sequence ATGCGCATATATCTTCTGAAGATACTTCTTCTTTTAATATTGACGGTTCCTGCATACGCAGAAGAAATCCCGCAAACCCTGACCATTACGAACTCAAATGCATGGCCTCCATATTCATTCACAGGCGAAAATGGAGAACCAAGAGGACTTTTGATCGATCTATGGCGGGAATTCGGAAAAAGAAACAACAAGCAGATTAAGTTCATACTCACAGATTGGAGCAAATCATTAGAGCTGCTCAAAAGCAATAAAGAGATAATCCACGGCGGGCTGTACAAGTCAATTGAACGCAGCAAGTATATGGATTTTACAAAATCACTGAAGCTTCCTCTCAATACAAGGCTCTTCGTCTCCACAAAACTGAACATCAACAAATTATCAGAACTCGGGGACTTCCCACTAGCTGTAACCAAGGACGGTTATGCTGAATCTTATATCCGTGAAAAATACCCGGAAATTAAACTGGTTTCTTACCCCAATGAAAACGTAATCTCAGACTCAAGACTTGCATTTGTTACGGATTATCCGGCAGCAATGTACCATCTGCACAAAATGGGGATTCATGACAAATTCTATGTAGCAGAAACACTTTACACGAAACAACTTCATGCCGCAGTCAGCAAGGGAAATAAAAATCTGCGGAAATTTATTGAAGAAGGAATGCAAAATATTCCTGATCAGGAAATAAACCGTATCACCCAAAAATGGATTCAGGCTGTCAGCGTAACTCCAGACTGGTTCCTGCCTACCGCTATAGCAGGTTTTGGCATAATGGCCGGTGGATTCATATTTCTTTACATCTTTACATTGAAACGACAGGTAGCATCCAGAACAGAAGAACTTCGCCAGATGTCTCAGACTGATATGCTTACCGGATTATACAACCGCAGAAAAATGGACGAAATCATGCATCATGAATTCGACCGTTTCAAAAGATATAATACACCCATAACATTCATCCTGATTGATATAGATAATTTTAAAACAATTAATGACACATATGGACATGCAGTCGGAGACAACGTTCTTGTACGCTTCGCTGAAATTCTTATTTCCAACACCCGCAAAACGGACCGAATCGGACGTTGGGGTGGAGAAGAGTTTATTGTAGTCTGTCCTGAAACTACATCCGGTGAAGGCATGATCATCGCTGAAAAACTACGGCAACGGATCGCAGAAACACGTTTCCCGACTATAAACAATTGCACGGCAAGCTTCGGTATAACAGAAATAAACCAACAAGATGATTTTATGAGCCTATTTGCGAGATGTGACACAGCACTATACAGTTCAAAAGAGCAAGGCCGAAACAAAGTTACTATGACTTAA